The Felis catus isolate Fca126 chromosome C2, F.catus_Fca126_mat1.0, whole genome shotgun sequence genomic sequence CAGAGAACCCAATCATTTGACTACAAATATAATGTGAGCTTATTAAAAACAACATGTACGTATACCAGCACACAACCTTATACATGGGGTAGATACACTGGCACTTCTGAAGGATACGAATGGCTAAGTAACTTCACCCGATAGGTCCCTATCAGACGCCTGCATGATTTGAGTTCCCAACTGATCAATAACATCACAATTTCTCTTCTGaagattttttaactttaagcCATTAGAGTTTTATAGAACTTACAGAATTTGGTCTCTCTATTCAGTCGTTCCTTTCAACAGTGAATAAGTAATACAGTTAGTAGCACTGGGGGAGCCCGATATTTTAAACACTGCTAGTCTTTTTTTGTGAAATAAGCTTTTATAAAATTCCTTAATTTActgcctttgtgttttgttttgttttgttttccaaatctgGTCTTCATACTTGACTGCAGGAGATAGCTAGGCAGCCCCGGTTCTTGGTGTGCCCTCTTGTGCATATGGTGGAGGACTGGAGGACAGCTCCTACCTTCTGCCATTCAGCCTCCGTGCTGTGTGTGAAGCCCAGCAGGTGACAGAGCCCATGGGTGGCAGTCACCTGTCAGAAGAATTAAAAAGCTGTTTCACGGACTGATCACGAGCAGGCCATGtgccagaggaggaggagcagggaaggaagggagaactCAGCCCATGCGTGGTGGGAGCTTAGGAACCCAGGGGTGGAGGGTACCTGGGGCTGTGAGGGGTGCCTACGTGCAGAGGGGTGCCTACGTGCAGTGGAGTGCCGGCCAGGAGGAGAGTGGCCGGCCTAGCCCTGTCGTGGGGGGATGAGGGTGGTGGGAGCGGCGGGCCGGCCCTCTCCTGCAGGCACTGGATCTCTGGGGTGTGGCAGGGGGTGCCGGAAGTGGATGCCCACCGCAGCCTGTGGGGTGCATGGCTGCCGGCCGCAGAGACCCTGCAGCCGAACCCCATGCTGAGCAGTCCTGTCTGTGCCAGGGCTCCTGCTCCCAGAaagtccacccccaccccagaaagcAGGCCCCcaacacctgtcacaatggctctTGCTGGGAAGCTCTGCTTCAAGTCACACAGAAGCTCCAGGATCCCCTAGGGATAATTCAGGGGCTGTCTGGTCAAAGAAAAACACCTCAATCGAATCCATGAGGAAGTTAAAATACGATCGCTCTGCAGAACCACCCCTCCTTTCTTTTGCATCCAGCTGAGGAGAGTGGGATCTGGAAGGTCCTAGAGGCTACAATCCCATCTACTTTGACAGTTCTGTAAGGAGCTTATTCAGTAGGTCTGAGTTAGCTACACAGCCTGCTGAGCTCCAGAggtaaaagggaaaaacaaggCTGTTTCCGGGAGCTTCCGACATGtttcctgtcctctcctctcaCCCAACACTGCTCGGCTTaggctcttccctctctctgccagatGACGAGAGAGGGTACAGCCCCTACTCGTAGGTCTCCCTCCCCCAATAATCCTCGTCCCACACGGGAGGCAGTGCGGGTGCCAGCGTCCCACCCATGACCTCTTCCCAGGCCCGGGGCAAAGGACACGGCTGTGGTATCAGGGGCCAGCACTCATTCCCACTTACGGTAAGGACGTCATAGTAATCCTCATTCCCTTTGCATTGCTGGAAGATATACTCCACTCCTAGGAAAATGTCACCCAAATTGTAGTCATCTGGAAAATCAGGCTGGGGAAGTTCACCTGCTTTTACATTCTATAAATGAGGAAAGACAGATTCGGAGAGCACGACCTCAGGAACACTAACCCGACAACAGGCCTACACATTTCATTCTGGAAGACCCCTACTCATCAGTCCCAAGGCAGGTGAGGAGTGGGGGAACCACAGTAGAGCCACTGTTTACGAGTGACTTCAGATGTTTCTGATGTggagaagaaaggcaaaaaaaaatttccttacaacttacagcccattgacagtcccttgaaacaggcagagtgacttTCCTCTAtgagctcagctgcctccatgatgacactttgctaggggcaaaaggcaaccttagcctgaccccccaggatcctgtaagcCTTCTTTAAACATATAGAAACTCCTTTAGAGGGGGGCCCGGATgcctcagtttgttaagcgtctgacttagctcagatcatgatctcgcggctcgtgagtttgagccctgcatcgggctctgtgctgacagcccagagcctggagcctgctttggattctgtgtcttcctctttctctgcccttctcccgcttgtactctgtctctcaaaaataaataaacgtttaaaaaaaaaaaaaaggaaattcctttggaaacttccttcaTCTCTAGTCCCCAAGATATAGGTTAGccatcatcctccaagcatatggtcCCCTGATATATATTTGAAGGGTCTCGTAAGTAAGGTTTTACAAGACAGAAGTAAATTAACTTCTTCTTACAATAGCTAACCCCCTCAGGGctctggaaaccttgtttccaaatttCCTTGGAGGTTTCCCCTGTCCCTGACCCTCTCCTGACTTGAAAGTGTAAAATCAGtgactcctcacaaccccagtgcagctcttcttGCCCACGGGTcatgtccctgtgctttaataaaactaccttttttgcaccaaagatgcctcaagaattctttgttggccgtcagctctgaaccccaacattCCTACATCTTTTCCACCTTGTTAAAGGAgttactttccttctttcatcCTTTCCAGTGCACAATCACACAAATCCACATCAGTccaattttgtatttctgttgtttgttattttgtCCTAAACAATCTTCCACATCTTCctacataaaaccaaaaaacccccagTCTATTAATCTGAGGCCTGTTCACACTAAGCCAGTCACATGTGGATGGGTATTTAGGGTGTTTCCTCcccatcaggaaaaaaaatcaactgaacatttaaaatttttataacattttgtcttcttccttttcttgctttacCCTCCTTAAATGTGACACTAGTGGATTAAAGAGTACACATATGTTTCAAATGCTCTTGGAgtatattgccaaattgctttccaaaaaggTCTGGATGCTGCTACtgataatggctttgaatgagtCATTTCATGATGCAGCTCATAACCTAATCACTatcttttattattgaaaatattttttcaggggcacctgggtggctcagtcggttacgcgtccaactttggctcaggtcatgatctcacggtttgtgggtttgagcccctcatctggctcggtgctgacagctcggggcctggagcctctttgaattctgtgtctccctctctctctgcccctcccatacttgtattctctctctcaaaaataaacacttaaaaaaaagaagaaaatatttcttcagtgttattttacattttcagtgaaaatttcagtgttcttaaaatttttcaaccCTACCATACTTGTTACTGAATCACACAGTTGCAGAAGCACTCACTCCCCTTCAAACTCACTGACGGTCTTCTGAAGGATGGCACCAATCGCTTTTTCTccctgggtgatgggtattggtcAACAGGGGCTGGTCATGCTGCACTCTACTCAtgtgtacactttttttttttttaaacggttatgattttgagagagagtgcaagcaggggaggggcagagagagagggagacagagagagaggagaatcccaagcagactcatgcttgtcagcacagtgcccaaagAGGGACCCTAACTCAcagacccatgagatcatgacttgagccaaaacaaagagccagacacttaactgactgagccgcccaggctcccctcatgtgtatattttaaagttctcgcttttttttttttcaagtttatttatttatttacttagagatagagtgagagcaggggaggggcagagagagagagagagaatcccaagcagtctccacatggcaagatcttgacctgagccaaaatcaagagttggactcttaacggaccaagccacccaggtgcccctattttaaagtttccaaaataaaacttaaaaatcagaGTATTTACACCAGAAGATGGGCCAGACAAGAGGAGAATACTTTTTACCTcatgaaatggaaaggaaagcacATCTGTTGGcagatttttctctctgtagATTTTATTAATGTGCTGAATACTCTTGTTGTCAACACAGATGATCGCCAGGTCAAATTTCTGCACCCCTAATATACTCCTCACAATCTCCAACTTCCTGCGAAGAGGCGCTCTCCTGATGGGGACAGCTCGTTGCAGATTTCTAAGCACCAAACTCATTTTCAGAACAAcatgtcctttaaaaatgtttaaaaaggagcCTGTGGTCAAAGtttaaaagaacacaaatcaGTAATTGAAAGTGGcaataaattctataaaattctataaaaacacatacagacctcacatcattttattttgtgaaactcACTGAAAAATTTAAGGGGATTTACATTTTACCataagaaagatacaaaaatgaaggCATATAATAGGAAGTCCTAGAGTCAGGCCTGCCAGAATGGAACAGCAGGTAGGAAATTAGGACCTGTAGTCAGGAAGGGGCCATTAATAACGAAACCGGGTTGGGGCGCgggtgaggaggtggaggaagagtaCGGTGAGTTGTGAGGCGGTGTGGGGTTGTACaggatggggggagagggaggtgtaGGGTGCTATAGGgtgagggggagtggggaggtgtggggtgaggggaggggaggtgtggggtgaggggaggggaggtgtgggaTCATATGGGGGGAGCGTGGAGGGTGCTATGGAGAGGTGTGTGTGAgcggaggggggggaggggtagggcCGAAGGGCGTGAGTCCTAGGGGgacgccgggggtgggggtgggggtgggggtgggggtggggggtgggtgggtcgGGGGCTTCCCAAGGGACCACTCAGCGTGGCACCGAGGCTCCGCACGCAGGCTACGGGCAGCACGCGGGGTGCGAACGACGCCCCACTTTAGAGAGAAAGCCACCGGCTCACGTACCAGGTTCGAAGCCAAGGGGGCCCCGTTGACATCCCGTGCGCCGGAAGCCCTCAGGCCTTCCGGCTGGAGGGCGGAACCAGAGTGTGGCGGAGTCAGTGTGGGGCCGAGCCGCGCGGAAGGGCCGGAAGTTGGTCCGTTGCGTTTTCTTTCCGCAGCGCGCAGCGAAGGCCTGGCTCCGGCGGCTGCGATCCGTGTCTGCGCCTCCAGCCGGGCGCCGAGGGGCCCCGGGGCGGCGGCAGGCGGCGGGTCTCCGAGTCCCTGAGCCGGATGGTGAGCGCGGCGCGGGGCCCGACCTGGGTGGAGGCCGCTTCCTTCCCCTGCGCCATCTCCCCGCCCCGCCACCGCGCCCCTGTAGTCCGCCGAGCGGGCCTGGGGCGCGGGCGGCCGCCGAGGGCCGGGGGCGGGTCTTTTCTGGTTGCGCGGCATCCGTTCCCGGCCCTTCTCGGGTCTGGGGGCGGCCTCTCTGCGGGGCACTCGTCCTTTGAGCCGGTTTCTGGGTCATCGCAGGTATGGCAACACTATTTCTATATCTGGGAAGAACATTTAGTGTTCTGGTTGCTgggagaaaattagaaaacactgcAACACTAATGTTCTTAACAGCGTTACACTGTAGCTTTCTGGCTATGGAGGTTGGAATAAGTTTGGAGAAACTCCTCTCTTTAAAAGTGTGACTACATTCGTTTTCTTGTTGTTATTTGAGTTTTTTCGTGAACTTACCAATTCAGAAAATGATTTGAATTTTTCCTTAGTCTGAAGCATCACGCTTCAATCTCCAGTAAGGAAGTAATTTATTTCTCCACCCTCTACTCCAGCCCTCCCCACAAACCCCCCACTGGCTCTCAGAAAATAATACCTAACCCTTTGATTTGCCCAGTTTTCCATTATTCTTAGAGTGTGACATGtgattaaaaattatcttctcaGTCTTCCAGCAGGACATAGCTGGGATGATCTCAATTTTTGTCTTCCAGCTTATTGTGAAGATGAGGGTGGCTTCCTAGTTGAACAGACTGTTTAAAGAAGAGAACAACTTGTGTACACATAGTATTCACTACCTTGGATCAGAAGATGAACCCAACCAATCCTTTCAGTGGGCAGCAGCCTGGGGTTTTTCCAGCGTCTTCCAGTAGTTCCATAGGAACATTTCAGGCTAAGCCGCCATTTCGATTTGGTCAGCCCTCGCCTTTCGGACAAAGCAATACGTTATCTGGGAAAACGTCAGGATTTTCACAGGTATCCAGCTTTCCAACATCTTCGGGAGTAAGTCATTCTTCTTCAGCACAAACATTAGGATTTTCCCAGACCTCAAATGTTGGACTGTTTTCAGGACTTGAACACACTCCAGCCTTTGTAGCTGCCTCTGGGCCTTCAAGTTCGTGTGTGCCTGGAAACCCAGGATTTAGTTTTAAATCATCCAACTTTGGGACTTTCCCAAGTACTTCTACATTTGGACCAGAAACTGGAGAAATAACAAGCTCTGGTTTTGGGAAAACAGAATTTAGCTTTAAACCTCTGGAAAATTCAGTGTTCAGACCAATATTGGGGGCTGAATCTGAGCCTGAGAAAACTCAGAGTCAAATTACTTCtggatttttcacattttctcacCCCATTAGTAGCGGACCTGGGGGACTggcaccattttctttttctcaggtgACAAGTACAGCTAGCAATTCAAATTTCACCTTTTCAAAACCAGTTAACAGTAATAATTCATCATCTGCCTTTGCCTCTGCTTTGTCAAACCAAAAtgtagaggaagagaagagaggccCTAAATCACTATTTGGAAGTTCTAATAGTAGCTTCACTAGCTTCCCCATATCTTCAGGGTCTTTGGGAGAACCCTACCCGGTTAGCAAAACCGGGGTCagacaaggatgtgaagaaggTATGTCCCAAATGGAGCCACTTCCCAGCCTCATGAAAGGACTGAAAAGGAAGGAGGACCAGGATCGCTCCCCAAGGAGGCATGGCCATGATGGAGCAGAAGATGTGGACGCTCTGTCTAGGGGAGATCATCCTCCAGATAAACGACCTGTCCGCCTGAATCGACCCCGGGGAGGCACCTTGTTTGGTCGAACGATACAGGATGTCttcaaaagcaataaagaagTAGGTCGTCTTGGCAACAAGGAATCTAAAAAGGAAGTTGGTTGTACTGAGTCCACGGAAAATGACCCCGTGGCCATCCCAGGAGGGAGTCAGTCTTCCTCAGCACTTTCCCGGCTCCCAGGTGTgaaggaggaggaaactgaaagtAGAGATAAAAAAGAAGGTGAGCTCTAAAAATGTGTGCCATCCAGTAAATGCTGCTGGCTTGTTCTTGGTAAATTTCCCTGAGTCTAATGTTTCTGGTAAGTTTCCTGTAAACATTAGGAATTCTAACATAGGAAGAAAATGTCTTGTATCTATAAACATTTACCTTGCTCTTACATAGTTGGTGCTTCCTATTTGAGATGTGACATCTGCTACGTTTTTGTGCCCGTTCTCTTATCCCTAGATTCTCTAAGAGGAACACCTGGGCGTCAAAGTAAAAGAAGCGAGAGCACAGACAGTCTTGGAGGCTTGTCTCCTGCTGAAATCACAGCTATCCAGTGCAAGAACATCCCTGACTATCTCAACGACAGAACCATTTTGGAGAAACACTTTGGTAAAATTGCTAAAGTGCAGCGCATCTATACCAGGCGCAGCAAAAAGCTTGCCGTGGTATATTTTTTTGATCATGTGAGTATTTCCAACAAATTTAATGTGAGTGAGAAAAAGTTCGAGTGACCTTTGTCActttaaaacctattttttatttattttattttttaactttttttaatgttcagcgTGAGCAGCggttggggggcagagagagagggagacacagaatccaaggcaggttccaggctccaagctgtcaggagcccaatctggggctcgaacccacgaactgtgagatcatgacctgagctgaagttggatgcttaaccgactgagccacccaggtgccccattaaaacTTATATTTTAATCTATCGCTTACTTGCTAGAATGGGCAAGCACTCAGATACCTTATTCTCAACTTGGCTCTATAATCACATagcattttttcaaaattgagttttcttgtttgtttctgattttcttttatttggtcATAGTACA encodes the following:
- the YBEY gene encoding endoribonuclease YbeY isoform X3, which produces MTQKPAQRTSAPQRGRPQTREGPGTDAAQPEKTRPRPSAAARAPGPLGGLQGRGGGAGRWRRGRKRPPPRSGPAPRSPSGSGTRRPAACRRPGAPRRPAGGADTDRSRRSQAFAARCGKKTQRTNFRPFRAARPHTDSATLWFRPPAGRPEGFRRTGCQRGPLGFEPGSFLNIFKGHVVLKMSLVLRNLQRAVPIRRAPLRRKLEIVRSILGVQKFDLAIICVDNKSIQHINKIYREKNLPTDVLSFPFHEEWSISSSNAKGMRITMTSLPGSWSFCVT
- the YBEY gene encoding endoribonuclease YbeY isoform X4, with product MTQKPAQRTSAPQRGRPQTREGPGTDAAQPEKTRPRPSAAARAPGPLGGLQGRGGGAGRWRRGRKRPPPRSGPAPRSPSGSGTRRPAACRRPGAPRRPAGGADTDRSRRSQAFAARCGKKTQRTNFRPFRAARPHTDSATLWFRPPAGRPEGFRRTGCQRGPLGFEPGSFLNIFKGHVVLKMSLVLRNLQRAVPIRRAPLRRKLEIVRSILGVQKFDLAIICVDNKSIQHINKIYREKNLPTDVLSFPFHEEWSISSSNAKGMRITMTSLPQPLNYP
- the YBEY gene encoding endoribonuclease YbeY isoform X1, translated to MTQKPAQRTSAPQRGRPQTREGPGTDAAQPEKTRPRPSAAARAPGPLGGLQGRGGGAGRWRRGRKRPPPRSGPAPRSPSGSGTRRPAACRRPGAPRRPAGGADTDRSRRSQAFAARCGKKTQRTNFRPFRAARPHTDSATLWFRPPAGRPEGFRRTGCQRGPLGFEPGSFLNIFKGHVVLKMSLVLRNLQRAVPIRRAPLRRKLEIVRSILGVQKFDLAIICVDNKSIQHINKIYREKNLPTDVLSFPFHENVKAGELPQPDFPDDYNLGDIFLGVEYIFQQCKGNEDYYDVLTVTATHGLCHLLGFTHSTEAEWQKMYQKEKQVLEELSRRTGTSLQPLSRGLF
- the YBEY gene encoding endoribonuclease YbeY isoform X2 — its product is MTQKPAQRTSAPQRGRPQTREGPGTDAAQPEKTRPRPSAAARAPGPLGGLQGRGGGAGRWRRGRKRPPPRSGPAPRSPSGSGTRRPAACRRPGAPRRPAGGADTDRSRRSQAFAARCGKKTQRTNFRPFRAARPHTDSATLWFRPPAGRPEGFRRTGCQRGPLGFEPGSFLNIFKGHVVLKMSLVLRNLQRAVPIRRAPLRRKLEIVRSILGVQKFDLAIICVDNKSIQHINKIYREKNLPTDVLSFPFHENVKAGELPQPDFPDDYNLGDIFLGVEYIFQQCKGNEDYYDVLTGILELLCDLKQSFPARAIVTGDCHPWALSPAGLHTQHGG